Part of the Grimontia kaedaensis genome is shown below.
GGCTTCCACCCCTTCACTCCCAACGGGACAAATAACATCGCGGGAATGAGTGCGGATAGAGGAATTCCGACAAAGAAGAGAGACTAAAAGTAGTCCACAAGTTGAATGCCAAAATAAACCCCAGCTCTCGTTTATATGTCCTGCTTACATTTCTTACCCGTACCAGGGCATTAATCGTCGCTTAAAGACTCTCCCAGAGATTTAAGCCAGCGTTTAACCTCTGCCGCTTCGCTGCTTAATGGCTTCTTGCTTTCATACAACAACCCATAGTAAGAACCGTCTTTAACAAAACCCAGAGGGCTAACCAATCGCTGTTTTTTTAGCTCATTAATCGCCAATACTTTCGGACATATCGCCACACCCAAACCATTCACGGCCGATTCAACCATCAGAAAATGGTGATCAAGAAAACGATATTCACGGGGAGGTTTCGCGTCTGGACAGAGTGCCAACCAGTCTCGCCATGCGTCTGGACGGGTTTTACTGGACAAGGCAACGTAATCACCTTGTTCAAATAACTCACGCTGTTTTTCCGTCATCACGGGGCCCATTTCTTCCTCAAACAACGGCTCGACCTTCCAACGCGGGTCAACACTGAAATCCATTCTTCGAAGCGCTAACGTGATGCCATCCCGTTTAAAGTCAAAATGTCCTCCCCCAACAGAAAGATTGATTTCAATATCTGGTCTCGTGTCCTGAAACTGACTGAGATATGGGATGAGCCAATGCATCGCCACCGAGCGCTCACAAGATAACAACACCGGTTTTGAAGGGATAGGTGTTCTAATTTCTTCTAGTGTATCGGCAAGGTCTTCAAAGAAGCTCCGCATCAGTTTGTTCAGCTTTTCCCCTTCCGGCGTTAACTGAACGCCTCTACCTATCGGTTCCAACAGACTCACTTGTATGTCTTCTGAAAGCTTGCTGACACGTCGACTGACAGCGCCATGAGTGAGGGCCAAATCGTCTGCCGCAGCCCTGACGGAGCCCAGCCTGCCCACGGCCTCAAAAGCTCGCAAGTCATCCAAAGACGGGATATCTCTCCGTTTCATGTCATTCCTTAACGCTTCGGTATTTCATTTTTACTCTAGCAACATTGGTGATTATAAGTCACCAGTACCTGTCAGTTATTGTCGATATTCGTCTCTGCCGCATTGCCTTAGCATTTCCCCATGATTTCAATGGAGGTATGCAAAGGATGAAAGTACGCATCATTGCTGACGATTTAACAAGTGCTGCAGACGCTGCCTTACCTTTCTATGAAAAGGGCAAACATTGTGAAGTGGTTCTTAATCATCACCAAAATCCAAGCGCACAAGTTGTCTCTATCGACACGAACTCTCGCAGTCTGACCGAAGAGTTGGCTTACGAGATAACCAAACAGGCAGCCGACAATGCGCAAGAAAATGAACTGATCATCAAAACTATCGATTCCACGTTGCGTGGGCACATTGAAGCGGAGATCCGCGCCGCTTTTCATGCCAGTAGAAAACAGCATCTTGTTATCGCCCCCGCCTTTCCAGACGCTGGGCGCATAACCAGAGCTGGCGTTCAGTACGTTAATGGCACTCCTGTTGCTGAATCCAGTTATGGGAAAGATCCGGTACACCCTGCGCTCACATCTTCGATTGTTGAGTTGGTTCCCGCAGATATTGGCGCTATCGCGGTATTGGCGGGAGATGCTTCTTCCGAAGCCGTTAATGAGGCATTGACGAGTAACAAGGTGCTCATTCTGGATGCCGACTCTCAGCCAGCACTGGATTTATTGGTCAGTCATTTCCCAAACCCTGAAAAGATTCTTTGGGTTGGCTCGCCAGGCTTGGCTCGAGCGCTGGCCGTAAGGTTTGAGAGTCAACCCTCTGAGAGTTCGTTTCCCTTTAAGGCTTCCAGATTACTCGTGGTGATAGGCAGTGCAAACGAAGTTAGCCACCAGCAAAAGGCGCAGCTCGAATGCACATCCATTGGCTTAGAAGAACAGAATTCCCACGCGCATGAGCTCGCTATGCTCGCCGCACCATCAATAAAAAACGCAGACCCAAAAAGCGTGTTGCACAAGCTATCAAGCGAAGCAGCTCGTCTTATTACTCACGCGCGCTATGACGGATTGATCGCAACAGGCGGTGAGACTTCCCGCGCTATTTTGGATCGCATTGGCGTGACCACTATGACGCTGTGTCACCAGTTGGAGAAAGGCTTTCCGGTTTGTCACGCCGTTCTGCCCCATTCAGAAACACCTTTTCTTATCGGGTTAAAAGCAGGGGGATTTGGCAACCCAGATTCCCTGAAAAATGCCATCTACCAATTCGGATTCAACCACAAAGGAGAACGTCATGTTAGCGAATGAAAAGCCGATTGCTATTACCATGGGTGATCCTTCCGGTATTGGGCCAGAAATCATTATGAAAGCCCTGAATAATCCAGAACCATTGCCGACTTGCGTGGTAATTGGAGACCTCACCGTCATCGAGTCGACATTGGCAATCTGCCAGCCCCACATGAAGTTAAATGTTGTCGCTCACCCTCGTGATGCTCGACGTCAACGAGGCGTTCTGAACCTACTCGTCAGCAGTCATCTCGACAAACACCCGCGCGTGGGCCAGGTACAAAGTGACAGCGGAGAAATGGCATTTAAAGCCATTTTGAAAGCCATCGAGTTGGCAAAAAATGGCGAGGTTTCTGGCGTGGTAACTGCGCCCATCAACAAAGAATCGTTGAATCTTGCCAAGGTGCCTTACCCCGGACATACCGAGATTTTTGCAGATTACGGCGGAGCAGATGATGTGGCCATGATGTTGTTAAACGAGAGCATCAAAACCGTGCTCGTCACTGTGCATTGTTCCTTGCGAAATGCCATCGAGCAGGCTGATTTCAACGCACAATGCCGTGCGATTGAACTGGCACATAACGCCTGTATTCAGTTTGGCATTCCGGAGCCTCGCATTGCGGTCGCAGGTCTGAATCCACACGCTGGAGAAAACGGACTTTTCGGTGATGAGGAGAAGAACATCATCACTCCCGCTATCGAATACGCAAAGCGAAAAGGCATCAATGCCTCTGGTCCATGGCCCGGAGACACTGTGTTTATGCAGGCCAGAGAAGGAAGATTCGATATCGTCGTCGCCCAATATCACGATCAGGGGCTGATACCGGTGAAGTACATGGGGCTAGATGAAGGCGTTAATGTCACACTCGGATTACCCTTTATCCGCACCAGCCCAGACCACGGAACAGGTTTCGATATTGCAGGTAAAGGCATCGCCTCGCCCTCTAGTCTGCTGGCATCTATCCGATGCGCCCACCAGCTATCACAAAACAGAAATACACTGAACCAACCAGAGGAGAGCCAGTATGAGCTTTGATTTTATCTTTATGCTGACAGAGAACGACAAAACCATCCCTGACGCGCGCGAGAGAATAAAAGAGGTGATTGATGGCGGAGCGATACATATCGGCTTCAAAGATGTCGGTTTGCCTTTTGAAGAACTGCAGTTGCTGGCTGAGGATATTCGCCAGGCAGGAGCGTTTGTCTATCTGGAAGTGGTGAGTTTGGATCAGGAGAGTGAAATCCGGTCAGCGAAAGCAGCAATGACGTTAAACGTCGATTATCTGCTTGGTGGTACGAGGCCGGAACTGGTCGCTCCATTGGTGAGAAACCACCCTCTCAAGTACTACCCTTTTGCAGGAGAAATCGAAGGACATCCGAGCATTCTGAGTGGCAGTGTCGCTAGCATTGCCCAGCATGCAGGAGATATTTCAGCTATCGATGGCGTCGACGGGCTAGATTTGCTGGCGTACCGTTTCGCGGGAGATGTACCCGAGTTAATGCGCAGAGTATGTGAAGCGTCATCAAAGTCGGTCATTATGGCAGGGAGTATTGATAACCAAGAGCGTATTGAGGCGGTATACCAATCAGGTGCCTCAGGCTTCACGGTCGGCACGGCAGCCTTTGCGGGTGCATTTCCATCAGAAAAGCCGGGGTTACAGAGTCAGGTCAGCGCCATATCCAAGAAGTGTCTGGAAGTTCAGCAATCACCTCGACCGACTGGATAGCGACACGGAAACTCATTGTACCAACAAGCCTGCTTGATGCAGGCTTGCTTTCTTTAGTCCCTCGTTTAGGTCTTAAACTGCATCGTGAGTTTAGACAGCTCACTCGACTGACTGCTTAGCTGACCACTGACATTACTGGTGGTATTGATGGCATCAGTCAATGACTGGCTTCCGCGCTTCAACTCCCTTCTTCGCTCTGTCAGGTGTTCGATCTCGCGATGCTGGGAATTTAGCGCCACACCAGCTTCTGCACTGAGTTGTTCCAAGCCTTCAAACGTGCGGTGCATTTCACTGAGATATTGTTGGAGCTGCACACTCGCCTGCTGGTTGTTTTCACTCGCCATCTTAGTCTCGCTCAATAGTGAGCTTGCATCTTCAACCTGTGAAATCAGATCGTTAATCCAGTTCCGAATGTCTCCCGTCGATTCAGACGTACGTTTCGACAAACTACGAACCTCATCTGCGACGACGGCAAAGCCTCTGCCCTGCTCGCCAGCGCGTGCAGCTTCAATAGCCGCATTGAGCGCCAACAGGTTGGTTTGTTCAGCAATGGACTCAATCACATCAGTCACCCCAGAGATTTTTTCACTGGTGGCTCTCAGAGTTTCCATCGTGATTGCCACTTTGCCGACAGAATCGACACTGTAAGCAATTGACCTCTCTGTTGCGGTCATTTGCGCCTGAAGATCACCATTGTCTTTGGCCATTTTGCCGATACATTCACGCGTGTTGTTAACTGCCGACACAATGTCTGAGGTCGCTGTTTCCATCACAGTCAAAGACTGAGCCACTTCATTGATTTGCGACTGAGTATCTTTGTTAATATCCGACACCCTGTGGCTCTGGCCGTCGAGCGTACCGGATTGCTCATCCAACTCCCCAGTTCTGGTATTGATGTGCGTGACGAAATGATTGAACTTCTCCAGCAAATTATTGGATGCCCGGACAATGGCTGACACTTCATCTTTGTAATGGTCTTCAAGACGCACAGTAAGATCAGATTCCGTATCAATGTTGGTCAGTGCCGTCGAAATCCTATTCATACGAATGATGACGGTGTGGTGCAGCCACAACATCAGAATCACTGCAACAATGATCGCTATACCAATTGCGGCCATGATGAACATCGACTGTTGCTTTAAAAAGGCGATCAATCCACCTGCAGAAACATTCGCATATTCGCGCCGCTCTGCCAGCTTTTCACTGATCGCCACTAACATTGGGTCTACCGCCGGATATAAATCAAAGTCGACCACTCGCCCAGCGTCATAGAAGCTTTTGTCTTTAATCGCACGGGATAACTTAGTGACATAAGCATCAATCTTCTCTTTATTTTCCGCGTTGGCACGAACCCATTCACTAAGAGAAGGATGCTGATAGAGCTGCTCCCAGCTCGCTTGGTAATTTACTTGGAAGCTCTCAAACTGCGGTGTGATTTCGCCCCAAAACAGAAGCTGAGCTTTAATCTTTTGAGAAAGGGTTGAGAGGTCTCGATGATCTCTTTCAAGCGCCAAGAGCGCCCATACTTCAGGAAGCTGTTCGTTCACGTATTCCGAATACGCATCGGTCGAACGGGATGAAATCCACAGCGCCAAACTGCCAAGTCCTATCGTTGACGCGAGAAAAAGTGTGAATGCCACCAGCAATCGCTGACGTACGCTCATAGTGTTTCCTTTCACTTACCTACTGCTTTTGCTGGTAAGCCTAGTAACGCTATATTTCACATTGGTTACAAATTTATCACTAAAAGCGACAGCGGGCTGATATGCGACTTGAGTCACACTTAAAAATTCACATACTATTTGTAAAACAATAGGTTAAAAAGCGCACAAAGGCGCTTTTTAACGACTACCAAAGTTCTGGATTGTTCAGTGCAGGTACACAGCCGGATTCACCTGAAATGGCCTCTAAACCTTCGCCATTTAGCGACTGTCCCAGCCAACCTTCCGGGAAACTCAATGGCAAAGGCGCTTTGATAACCTCTTCGCTGATTTGTGCAAATCCCACCTTGCTGTAGAAGTTAGGATCGCCATAGGTCACAGCGATATCGACGCCTTGGGATTTAAGAATACTCAATGCATGGTTAATCAGCGCCTGACCAATACCTTTGCCTTGAACTTCTGTACTCACCGCCATTGGCGATAGCAGCTTGGCTGTTTTATCACTTTCCAAAGTGAGCGTGGAAAACATCACGCTGCCAACAATTTTTTCTCCGTCTTTGGCAACGAATACCTGTAAATCTTGCTCAGGCGTGGTTTCCATCATTTCGCGGGCAAATGCGCCAAGCACTTTGCCTTCTGCTTCACCTTCAGAATTCGCAAATGTCGTATGGAACAACTCAATAATCGATTCGATATCGGTCTTTTGGTAAGTGGTGTAATTCATGTTTCATTTTCCCTAGCGGCCTTTCTTTTTAAGCACAAAGACCTGATAACTAAATTCGTTCAAATATCGGTTGTAGATGTTCAGTTCAGCCTGAATATCCTTCAGCGCTGCTGATTCCGGCATGTCTGCTTTCAGCGCATTGACTCTTTTTTCCAACGGCTTGAAGTAGTTTTCCCAAGCCTCTGGAGCGAGCGTAAAACTCTCTATGATTTCATATCCTGTCGCTTTCGCCTGTTCTTCACGTCGGGAAATCGAGCCAATGTCTGGGTATTCCTGTAGCCAGAATGCTTTGGTTTCGTCACTTGGCGTGTCGGTCAGCCAGACCAAATCACTTAACACCAAAACACCGTCATGCTTGAGCACTTTGCGCCACTGTTTAAGCGCATTTTCTACCCCCATGATGTAGGCACAGCCTTCTGCCCAAATCAGGTCAAAACTCTCAGGGTCAAAGGGCAATTCCGTCATGCTCGCATTCACTGTTCTAATGCGACCTGAAAAGCCGAGTTCGGCTGCACGCTCGTTCAAGCGGTTAAGCACAGAAGGCTCATTGTCCAGCGCTGTAATCGCTGCGTCGGTATGTTTTGCCAACACAGTCGTCGCAATGCCTTTACCACAACCAATCTCAAGCAATGTCTTCGGCGAAAACTTCGCACTGCTGAGCGCACGAAATGTTTCCTCTTCCGAACCTGGCCCCCAACGATCCAACGTCTCGAAAACACGCATAAAGTCGGCCATGTAGCGGTCATGTTCATTCATGTCTTTTGATAACCATTTCAAGTGCAGCGCCTCTTTTTCACTGAAGCCCTGCTTTATTAACCACTCGAGATGCGCGTCTGGGGCTATTGTGTCGACAGATTCATGCCAAGCTTTTAAGTCCCCTTCACCCAGTAGCGCCGCTAACAATTGTCGTGATTGCTGTTTATGTGCAATCTCTTCGTCCAACTGTTTCAGGCGACTCTGCAGCAGCTCACGATCGACCTTGGCATTCAGGCAAGCTTTGCATTCCTTGAGCGTTAAACCTCCAGCCTGAAGCTTCTGGATAAGGCGGACGCGCTGAACATCTTTGTCACTGTAAACGCGATAACTGTTTTCCAAACGTTTACCCTGAATCAGTCCCTGCTTTTCGTAATAAAGCAGCGCCGTGCGGGATAATCCAACCAAATCCGCCAGCTCGGAAATGCGGTACATGCTTGCCTCCTATGCCCATCAATGTCGCCACCTTAAACTATAAAGCTGTAGACAGGTCAATAAGATTTCTTTGGGAGAAAAAGAAAACGCCGATATTGAAATCGGCGCCTAATCGATGATGTGAGGTTTAACGACTTATCAAATCCTGAGCCAGCGCCAGTGTAGACGCCGACACATCTGGCGTTTCCAGAATTTTTCTCGCAATGGATTTGTTCAAAGCTGTTGGTTGGGCATTATTCGCGAGAAAAGCGAATAAAAGGTCGCGGGTGGGTGCCAGTATGTTCGGTGAATCAATCCTGCTCCTGAGTTGCGCTTGGTAGCTTTCTGAAAGCTTCAGATTCTGGCTGTTATTTTCAATACCTGAGGTAATGGCCTTCACCACACTAGGGTGACCGTCATTTAGCATTTGAGTCAGCAGCCTTGATTGCATTTCTGGATTCCGGCTCAGCATTTTGGCTGCCACTTGCCTTTCATCAGCATACTCACTTTCCAGATATGGCAGCACGCGGTTGTCGAGTTCTGCATTACCCAGATTGGCGATAGCCAACAGTTCACTGTAGCCCGCCCCACTTGAAGCCAGTTTGTTGGCAAGAAACCCTGTGACCTCATTGGTCATCCTCGGGTTCTGTTTACCCAATATGCCGATGTTCAGTATGGCGGTTTGCGCCAACAGACGATTGGAATGGCTAAGCATGTTTTGAAGCGTGCTGAGGGCAACCTGGCTGTTAATCTCCCCCATTTTAGAAATAGACATTATCGCTCGAAGACGATCCGTTTCTGCTAAAGCGTCATCTTCAATGATGGAGGACAACACGTATTCCGCCTCTTGTTCTCCAGAACGTTCGAGGGCAAAGATCAGACTGGAACGCATGCTGTCGGTGATATCTTCTGAGGTCAGTAAATCCCGTACGAACCCCCATCCCTGATTCACTAAGTAGACCCCAAGCACCTTCGCCGTATCCAATGTCGGGTTTGCATCGAACGCTATCAAAGTCTCCATAAAGTTTTCATCGGTCACTTCCACATCTGGCGTTGTGTCGTTCAGTGCCACTAGGTACCGACTGTTTGCTTCAGCATTGTAGTTTGCCGAAGCAAACAAGGTTCCTCTCGGTGCGATAGGTTTAATGAAAATTTGTTGTTCTAATTTCAGCTCATTCACATCCATCGAAATGGTTTTTCGGGTGATGTTTTTGAGCTTTGAGGGAAAAGCAAAATTGTCTATTGTTAATTGCCAGCTGTCGCTATCAGCCAACGTTTGATAGCTTGCTGAACTGCCAATGTCTGCGGCTTTCTTGCGAGTGACTGAGTCACCGTTAATCTCATAGAGATAAGTGTGGGTGCCATCTGGCAGTTGCAGGCTCTGAATACCCTCGTAGTAAGAGAACTGCTGAAGCAATGCTGTCATGATATTCAGCGGATGCATTGGCTCTAAGCCAAGCATGGAAACATCCTTGAATGCACCGTCACGGTACCCGAAAGTAAATCCTAGATACGAAGGGATTTGGGTATTGGGGTCTTCTGACTCAAACTTCACGTCAAACACAACGCCTTTGTTTGGCACTCCACCTTCCATGTCGAGTTCAAAGCTCAGTACATTGGTAAAATCGGCCAAAACGGCGTGCTGTGTTGAAAGTTTGGACTTCACTACCGCCTTATATGCCCTGACTGTCGGGACTTGTTCGCTGTTTTGTGGGGAGTATGAAGTGATATTTTCGTCAGGAGAACCCCCCATCAATAAAGTGACAGCGTCACTTATAGTATTTACCTCTGACGATACGTATGTTTTCTCTGATCCTGACTCTGTTTCAAACCATACAAAATATGCTACTACCGCTGAGCAAACAATCAGAGAAATTAGAACGATATTTTTGTTCATGACTTATCCATTCAAAAACAGGAGGCACGAGAGTCTGTTGACCTTTGGTGCCTCCATAAATATTAATAATTAGAAGTAAGCCGTTTTTTCATAAATCGTGTGGTTAAACTCGTAAATCGGCGACCAACTAATCAGATCAGTCTCTGCATACAATATTCGCGCAAGGCCAAATAGTTTAACGTCACAGTACAATCCAATTTTCCCATTACCGCCTTTAGCGCTCGCATCCCATTTAAGCTTGGTGTAATACTGGTAATCCTTTGTTTGGTCACACTCACAGTCAGGCTCGTAGGAAATACCGGCTTCAGCGTATGCTTTTGTGCCGGCATTAATTAGGGTCAGTGAACCTTTCACTCCTTTTTCAACCGTTTTAAATAGAAGATTCAAGCTGGCGTAGCCTTTTGCTGTCGCATCCCCAGAAATAAAGGGACGAACACTGGCATAAACAAAGTCTGGACGACGCTGGCCATTGATTTCGATTGGCTTGTTAGGCTTATCGAAACCACCAACTTCAAGACCTGCAGCAAAATCTGCCCCAACTTTTAACGCCGCACCGACTTTCACTCCGAGACGGAACACGCCTGCTGGATCGATAGGCACTTCAGGGATAGGCACTTCTGCTTCTGCCACTGTATGACTGATAGTGCGATTGATATCAGCACGCAATAACGCGTCACACGTTGGGCTCAGTGATAAGGGAACATCACTGCCCACGCTGAGCGAAAGATGCAAACCACGGACGCAATTCAGTTCTTCAGGATTAAAGTTCAAGTCGACACCGCCAAGTACGGAACCCAAAGTGGTGTTATGTGGACCCACAGTCACTTTGAATTCATTGTCGGTGTTACCAATTACTTTTCCCCCGGTAAACTCCACATAACCGAAGCCCTTGCGTGTTTCCACGAAGTTTTTCACGACGTTATGGGTATTTGCACGATGTGATTTATCAAGTACCTGCCCCGCATAGAGGCCCACTGCCTGAGTTTGAAACGATGAAACCGAGAGTACTGCTGCACAGAACAGCCCCCCTATCTTCCTAATCTTCATCATATTTTCCTAATATTATTAAAATGTCACTTTGGTTTTGCCTAAAAATTTCAAGGCAAAAAAAATGTAATCTACAAAAAGGAAAAAAGAACTGAATGAAGTCGCTTTTGGAATTAATTGATAATTTTGTACTAGTACTCAATTACAGGTCATGTATGAGTTTGGCATTATTTTAAGGAAAGCATTATTTAGACAAGGATAATTTTACAGGATATCTTCTTTTTGATAATTAAAAAACATTATAACTAAAATTTAATTATGTTATTCACTATTAAATAAAAACGGCCAGATATTTTCTGACCGTTTTTATTCAGTTCGAATTATATATCATCCTACATTGGAGAAGTGCTTCCCTAGCAGGGCATGATAAAAATCGTTATCAGATAATACTCCAATAATTTGGTCATTCTCCGCTAATAACAGAGGTAAACCTGTCTGGTATCGAATTTCAAGCGCATTACGCATTGAAATGTCCGCATTGGCTATAACGATGACATCTTTCGGCAACGCACAAACATCGGTTTCACCATCCCAAGTCAGGATCGGCAAGGTTGTTTCACCACGATAGGCAGCAATCAATGAACTCTGACTATCAAACTGAAGTCTACTTTGCTCCATTTCGTTAAGCATAACCATGTTATTACGTCGCTCAAGATCGCCAATGGCAGTCATTAAAGAACGGCCTCGTAAAACATTAAGCGGATTGGTATGCGCCACAAAGTCTTCAACATACTGGGTCTCTGGGCGCAGCACAATGTCTTCCGGTTTACCATGCTGTATGATTTTACCTGATTCCATAATAGCAATGTTGTTGCCAATCTTCAGGGCTTCATCCAAGTCGTGGCTCACAAACAAAATCGTCTTGTTGAGCTTACGTTGAAGCTCCAATAACTCATCTTGAAGCTGGTTTCGGATCAAGGGGTCGAGAGCTGAGAAAGGCTCATCCATCAGTAGAATGTCGCTGTCCATACAGAAAGCACGCGCCAAGCCGACTCGTTGCTGCATGCCACCCGACAGCTCGTGAGGCAGCTTGTCATGCCACTCACTCAAGCCGACCATTTCGAGCTTTTCCATAGCGCGTTTGCGGCGCTCTGCTTTACCCATGCCTTGCATTTCGAGGCCAAAAGCAACGTTGTCTACCACGCTGAGCCAAGGCATCAGTGCGAACTTCTGGAACACCATGGAAACGCGGTGTGAGCGGAGATCACGAAGCTTGTTTGCATCAATGCCGTTAAGCTCCACCATCTCCTCGCCATCACGTACTTTTAACGATCCCCGAGTCACTGGATTTAAGCCGTTCACAGCACGCAGCAAACTGGATTTACCAGAGCCGGACAGCCCCATCAACACACAGATTTCACCTTGTTCGACAGAAATGGTGGCGTTACTGACACCAACTACATTGCCAGTCTCCTCCTGAATTTCCTGACGGGTTTTACCTTCGTCCAGCATGGTGATGCTGCGCTCAAGCCCATGACCAAAAATCACGTCGAGGTTTTCAATCGATACTGCTTTCATGATTAACCCTCTTTTCCTTGTGAAGCCGGCGCTTTGCAAAGACGATCGAGGATAATAGCGACCAATACAATCGCGAGTCCTGCCTCAAAACCTTGTGAGATATTCACTGTATTCAGAGCGCGGATCACAGGCTTACCCAAGCCGTCCGCACCCACCAGCGCTGCAATCACCACCATTGATAAAGACAACATGATGCACTGGGTAATACCCGCCATGATGTTTGGCATGGCGGCAGGGAGTTCCACTTTGAACAGCAGTTTGGTCGGTGTCGCACCAAAAGCCTTGCCTGCTTCAATCAACTCTTCTGGCACGCTGCGGATACCCAGATAAGTCAGGCGGATAGGTGCGGCGATGGCAAAAATAATCGTGGAAATCAGGCCAGGTACAACACCCAGACCGAACAACACTAATGTTGGGATCAGATAAACGAAGGTTGGGATGGTTTGCATCAAGTCCAGAACCGGACGCATAAAGGTATAAAGCCAAGGTCGATGTGCAGCGAGAATACCCAGCGGCACACCCAGTAATACCGACAACATGGTCGCGGTGAGCACCAGTACGAAGGTTTCTATCATCTCCGTCCAGTAGCCCAAATTCAAAATCAGCAAAAGTGCTGCAACGACAAAAACTACCAGCGAAACGCGTCGGTGAAGCAGCCAGGCGATGCCCGCAGTCAACGCAATAGGCACATACGGTGGGAACCATTGCATCACATCGACGAGGGAAAGAATCAGCCATTCAAGCGAAATAGAAAGCGCGTCGAAAAAGCCCGCTGCATTGTAAGTTAGCCAATCGACAACGGTTTCCATGTAGTCGCCGAGAGGAATTTTATTATCTGTAATCCAGTTCATGTGTACTCCAAAATCCATATTGATGTGCTGGGCTGGTGACCAGCCCAGCACCCGCTTTCGCGGTTACTGCTTGCGAAATGCAGTTGGGTTTACTGGATATTGAGATGAGCTTTCACAGCAGGGAGTGCATCTTTGCCGTCTTGTGTTTTTACGCCGTCCAACCAAGCAGTCAACACGTCAGGGTTGCCTTGCAGCCATTCCTTCGCAGCCACTTCCGGTTTCTCACC
Proteins encoded:
- a CDS encoding HEAT repeat domain-containing protein, which codes for MKSKLSTQHAVLADFTNVLSFELDMEGGVPNKGVVFDVKFESEDPNTQIPSYLGFTFGYRDGAFKDVSMLGLEPMHPLNIMTALLQQFSYYEGIQSLQLPDGTHTYLYEINGDSVTRKKAADIGSSASYQTLADSDSWQLTIDNFAFPSKLKNITRKTISMDVNELKLEQQIFIKPIAPRGTLFASANYNAEANSRYLVALNDTTPDVEVTDENFMETLIAFDANPTLDTAKVLGVYLVNQGWGFVRDLLTSEDITDSMRSSLIFALERSGEQEAEYVLSSIIEDDALAETDRLRAIMSISKMGEINSQVALSTLQNMLSHSNRLLAQTAILNIGILGKQNPRMTNEVTGFLANKLASSGAGYSELLAIANLGNAELDNRVLPYLESEYADERQVAAKMLSRNPEMQSRLLTQMLNDGHPSVVKAITSGIENNSQNLKLSESYQAQLRSRIDSPNILAPTRDLLFAFLANNAQPTALNKSIARKILETPDVSASTLALAQDLISR
- the choV gene encoding choline ABC transporter ATP-binding protein, yielding MKAVSIENLDVIFGHGLERSITMLDEGKTRQEIQEETGNVVGVSNATISVEQGEICVLMGLSGSGKSSLLRAVNGLNPVTRGSLKVRDGEEMVELNGIDANKLRDLRSHRVSMVFQKFALMPWLSVVDNVAFGLEMQGMGKAERRKRAMEKLEMVGLSEWHDKLPHELSGGMQQRVGLARAFCMDSDILLMDEPFSALDPLIRNQLQDELLELQRKLNKTILFVSHDLDEALKIGNNIAIMESGKIIQHGKPEDIVLRPETQYVEDFVAHTNPLNVLRGRSLMTAIGDLERRNNMVMLNEMEQSRLQFDSQSSLIAAYRGETTLPILTWDGETDVCALPKDVIVIANADISMRNALEIRYQTGLPLLLAENDQIIGVLSDNDFYHALLGKHFSNVG
- the choW gene encoding choline ABC transporter permease subunit, which encodes MNWITDNKIPLGDYMETVVDWLTYNAAGFFDALSISLEWLILSLVDVMQWFPPYVPIALTAGIAWLLHRRVSLVVFVVAALLLILNLGYWTEMIETFVLVLTATMLSVLLGVPLGILAAHRPWLYTFMRPVLDLMQTIPTFVYLIPTLVLFGLGVVPGLISTIIFAIAAPIRLTYLGIRSVPEELIEAGKAFGATPTKLLFKVELPAAMPNIMAGITQCIMLSLSMVVIAALVGADGLGKPVIRALNTVNISQGFEAGLAIVLVAIILDRLCKAPASQGKEG